CTGCGCGCCGACGACGCCGGGCCGACCGGCCCGGACGGCAGCGAGCACACCGTCGACGAGGTGCGCGGCAACCCGCTGGAGGTACCCCGCGAAGGACCGGTCGGCTACGTCATCCCCACCTCGGGATCCACCGGCGAGCCCAAGTCGGTGGCCGTGCCGCCGGGAGTCCTGGCCGCCCTCGGCGACTGGCACCTCCGGCACTGGTCCTACGACCGCCCGCCGCACACCCTCCAGGCGGCGTCCATCGGCTTCGACGTGGGATACGAGGAACTCGTCGCCACCTGGCTCGCCGGAGCCCGGCTGGTCGTCGTGGACGACCACCAGCGCCAGGACCCCTTCACGCTGATGGACCTGATCCGCGAGCACCGGGTGGCCCGGCTCTTCCTGCCGGTGGTCGGCCTGCACGCGCTGGCCACGGCCGCCGCGTTCGAACCGGACGCGATGCCCGACCTGCGGGAGATCGCCGTGGCGGGCGAACGCCTGGTCGTCAACGCCGAGGTGCGCAGCTTCTGCGCGTCGGGCGGCATCACCCTGGTCAACGAGTACGGGCCCAGCGAGACCCACGTCGTCACCCAGCACCGGCTGACGCCCCACCAGGCCGCCGACTGGCCCGACCACCCGCCGATCGGACGCGCGGTCGCCGGAGCGGAACTGCTCCGCCACGCGGACGGCGCACTGCGGCCCTTCGCCCCGGGCGAGGAGGGCGAACTGATCGTCGCCGGCGACAGCGTAGGCCTCGGCTACCTCGGCGACCAGGAGCTCACCGACGCCAGGTTCCGCACCCTGCCGCACGAGGACGGCACGGCGCGCCGCTGCTACGCCACCGGCGACCTGGTCCGCTTCGACGGCACCGACTTCCACTTCGTGGCACGAGCCGACGACCAGCTCAAGGTGAACGGCTACCGCGTCGAGCCCGGCGAGGTCGAAGCGGTCCTCAACGCGCTGCCGGGCGTGCGCCGCGCCGTGGTGGTGGCCGTGGAGGTCGCCGGCTCCCGCCGGCTCGCCGCCGCCTACACCCCGACCACGGCCGACGGCACGCAGCCCGAACTGCTCGCCGCGCACTGCGCCGCGCACCTGCCCGCGTACATGGTGCCCAAGCACTTCCACGCCCTGCAGGAACTGCCGGTGACCGCGAACGGAAAGGTCGACCGGGCCCGGCTGCGCACGCTGTTCGGCACGGTCCGCACCGCCTGACCGGCCCGCGACAGAACGAGAACGAGCGAGAACGAGGCAGACAACGATGGAGAACGACGTGACGACGCCGGAGCAGATCCTGTGCGGCGTACTGGCGGACCTGTTCGCGATACCGCAGGTCCGGCCGCAGGACGGCTTCGTCCGGCTCGGCGGCGACAGCATCATCGCCGTCCAGGTCGTCGGTGCCGCCCGCCGGGCCGGACTGGCCCTCACCGTCCGCGACGTGCTGACCCAGCCGGACGTGGCCTCGCTGGCCGCCACCGCCCGACCGCTGGCCCCCGCCCGCCGGAGCGGCCAGGACGACGGCATCGGGCCGATCCTGCCGACACCGATCATGCACTGGCTGCGCGAGCGCGGCGGACCGGCCGACAGCTACTACCAGTTCCTGGTGGTGCGCACCCCGGCGGAACTGACCGAGGAGGCCGCCCACACGGTGCTGCAGGCCGTCCTCGACCGGCACGACATGCTCCGGCTGCACACGGTCGACGGAGTGCCGCACACCCGGGCGGCCGGCACCGTCCGGGCCGAGGACTGCCTCCTGCGGGTCCGCACGGACGGCGCGGACACCGCCGGCGAGGTGGAACGGGCCGGCGAGGTGGAACGGGAGGTGCACGCGGCCCGGGACCGCCTGTCGACCGCCGACGGCGTGCTCCTCCAGGCCGTCTGGTTCGACGCGGGCCCGGACCGGCCCGGCTGCCTCGCCCTCGTCGTCAACCACCTGGTCGTCGACGGCATCTCCTGGCGGGTGCTGACCGGCGACCTGGCGCAGGCATGGGCGGCGGTCACGGCCGGCCGCGCGCCACGCCTCGACCCCGTGCCCACCTCCTTCCGCCGCTGGTCCGAACTGCTCGCGGCGGAAGCCGCCGACGACCGGAGCGCCGCCGAACTCCCGTACTGGAGCGAGGTGCTGCGCCCGGGAGCCGACACCCTGGGCCGCCGCCCCCTCGACCCGGCCCGCGACCACGAGGACCTGGCCGCACACCTCGCCCTGAGCCTTCCCACCGCCACGGTCGGACCGCTGCTGACGTCGGTGCCCGAGAGGCTGGGCGCGGACACCAACGAGCTGCTGCTGACCGGCCTCGCACTCGCCCTGGCCCGCTGGCCGGTCTGCGGGCCGAGCCTCCTGGTGGACCTGGAGGGGCACGGCCGCGAGGAGATCCCCGCCGAGGCCGACCTCTCCCGCACGGTCGGCTGGTTCACCACCCTCTTCCCCACCCGCTTCACGCTGGACGGACTGGACGCACCCGACGCCGCGCACGGCGGCCCCACCATCGCCCTCGCCCTGCGGAGGACGAAGGAACAGCTGCGCGCGATCCCCCGCAAGGGGCTCGGCTACGGCCTGCTGCGCCACCTCGACCCGTACGCCCGCCAGGTGCTGGCCGCCACGGACCCGGCGCAGCTCGGCTTCAACTACCTCGGCCGCTTCGGCGCCGCGGCCGACGCCGACTGGCAGCTGCTGCCCGAGTACGGTGCCCGGCTGGACGCCCCCGGCCCCGGCATGCCCATGGCGCACCCCGTCGAGGTCAACGCGTTCGTCCTCGACTCGGCGGACGGGCCCGTCCTGCACGCCGACTGGGCCTGGGCGCCGGGCGTCCTCGACGAGCCGCAGGTACGCGCACTCGCCGAGTCCTGGTTCCGGATGCTCACCGCCCTCGTCGCCCACGCCGACCGCCCGGACGCCGGCGCCGCGGTCGCCGCCGATCTCACGCTCTCCACGATCGACCAGGACGAGCTGGACGACCTCGCAGCCTCCCTCGACGTCCTCTGACCCTCGACGTCCTCTGACGCACTCCAGAAAGCGAACCCACCCCATGAACACCAGCCAGCCGGCGATCGAGGACGTCCTGCCGCTCTCCCCGCTGCAGGAGGGCATGCTCTTCCACTCCGGGTACGACCCGGAGTCCAGGCACCTCTACATCGCGCAGTTCACCGTCGACCTGGACGGCGCGCTCGACCCGGACCGGCTCAAGGAGGCCGCCGACGCCCTGGTGCGCCGCCACGCCAACCTCCGGGTCGCCTTCACCCACCGCAGGAACGGCGACCCCGTCCAGGTGGTCCGCCGTGACATGCCGCTGGCCTGGCAGGAGCACGACCTCGGCGGCCTCGACGCACCGGCCGCCGAGGCCCGCGCCGCCGAACTGACCGAGCAGGACTGGGCCCTGGGCGTGGACAGCCGCCGCCCGCCGCTGCTGCGCTTCACCCTCGTCAGGCTCGGCGCCACACGGCACCGGCTCCTGGTGACCGCCCATCACCTGCTGCTGGACGGCTGGTCGTTCGGACTGCTCTTCCGCGAACTGTTCACCCTCTACGGGAACGGTGAACTGCCGCCCGTCCGGCCGTACCGCACCTACCTGACCCATCTGGCGCAGCGCGACCGCCCGGCGGCCGAGCAGGCCTGGCGCACCGTACTGGCCGGTCTCGACCAGCCCACCCGGCTCGCTCCGGGCGGCCAGGTGTCGCCCGGGGCCACCCCGGAGGACGTGGTCCTGCACCTGGACGAGCAGCAGACGGCGGCCCTGACCGCCCGGGCCCGGGAGTGCGGCCTGCTGCTCACCAGCGTGATCCAGGGTGCCTGGGCCGTCCTGCTCGCGCGCAGCACCGGCCACGACGACGTCGTGTTCGGCTGCACGGTCAGCGGCCGGCCCGCGGAACTGGCCGGCTCCGACCGGATGATCGGCATGCTCATCAACACTGTGCCGGTGCGCGCCCGGATCGACGGATCCGCCCCGCTGCGCGAGACGTGCCGGGCGCTGCAGCACCAGCGCGCCGACCTGGCCGACCACGACCACCTCGGACTGACCGAGCTCCAGCGCCTGGCCGGTTCCCCGGCCGCCCTCTTCGACACGAACCTGGTCTTCGAGAACTTCCCGATGAGCGACTACGCGCTCGACCTGCCGGGCGTCGACCTGGACGCGCGGATCCGGTTCCGGGACACCACGCACTTCCCGCTCACCCTGGTCGTCGAGCCGGGCGCCTCACTCGGGCTCAGGCTCAGCCACCACGCCGAACTGCTCGACCGCGAGCGGACGGCGGAACTCGGCGCCCGGCTGGTACGGCTGCTGGAGCGGTGGGCGGCCGACCCCGACGCCCCGGTCAGCGCCCTCGACACCCTCACCGCCCAGGAGCGCGGCCGCGTCCTCGTGGACTGGAACGACACGGCCGCCGACTTCCCCGCCCAGGCCCTGCCCGAACTGATCGAGGCCCAGGTCGCCCGCACCCCCGAAGCCACCGCCGTCGTCTTCGAGGGGCAGCACCTGAGCTACCGCGCGCTCGACGAGCGCGCCGGCCGCCTGGCGTCCGTGCTGACCGCCCGCGGCATCGGGCCGGAGAGCCTGGTCGCGGTCGCGCTGCCGCGCTCCCTGGACCTGATCGTCGCCCTGTGCGCCGTGCTCAAGGCCGGCGCCGCGTACCTGCCCGTCGACCTCGGCCAGCCCGAGGCGCGCAACCTCGGCATCATGGCGGACGCCGCTCCGGCACTGCTGCTGAGTTCCGGCTGGCAGGCGCCGGGAACGCCGACCCTGCGCGTGGACGCGCCGCTCCCCGAGGCCGAGCCCGCTCCCCGGCCCGTCCTCGACCCCCGCCACCCCGCCTACGCCATCTTCACATCGGGCTCCACCGGCCGCCCCAAGGGCGCCCTCGTCTCCCACGAGGCCATCGTCAACCGGCTGGAGTGGATGCAGCGCACCTATCGGCTCGGTCCCGACGACCGCGTGCTGCAGAAGACGCCGTGCGGCTTCGACGTGTCGGTGTGGGAGTTCTTCTGGCCGCTGCTGACCGGCGCCACCCTGGTGGTGGCCCGGCCCGACGGCCACCAGGACCCGTCGTACCTGGCCGAGCTGATCGAACGCGAGTCCGTCACCACCGCGCACTTCGTGCCGTCCATGCTGGACGCGTTCCTCAGCGGGCCGGACGCGTCGCGGGCCCGCTCGCTGCGCCGGGTGATCAGCAGCGGCGAAGCGCTCTCCCCCCACACCCAGGAGACGTTCTTCCGCACTCTCCCGGACACCGAGCTCCACAACCTCTACGGCCCGACCGAGGCCGCCGTCGACGTCACCCTGTGGGCCTGCCGGCCCGGCCCCGGCCCCGTCCCGATCGGACGGCCCGCCGCCAACACCCGTGCGTACGTGCTCGACGGCCGCCTCGAACCGGCCGCGCCCGGCACGGCCGGTGAGCTCTACCTGGCCGGCGTCCAGCTGGCCCGCGGCTACCTCGGCCGGCCCGGCCTGACCGCCGAGCGGTTCGTGGCCTGCCCCTTCGCGCCGGGCGAGCGCATGTACCGCACCGGTGACCTGGTGCGCTGGCGCCCGGACGGCGTCCTGGAATACCTGGGACGCACCGAC
The genomic region above belongs to Streptomyces sp. 1331.2 and contains:
- a CDS encoding condensation domain-containing protein, which translates into the protein MENDVTTPEQILCGVLADLFAIPQVRPQDGFVRLGGDSIIAVQVVGAARRAGLALTVRDVLTQPDVASLAATARPLAPARRSGQDDGIGPILPTPIMHWLRERGGPADSYYQFLVVRTPAELTEEAAHTVLQAVLDRHDMLRLHTVDGVPHTRAAGTVRAEDCLLRVRTDGADTAGEVERAGEVEREVHAARDRLSTADGVLLQAVWFDAGPDRPGCLALVVNHLVVDGISWRVLTGDLAQAWAAVTAGRAPRLDPVPTSFRRWSELLAAEAADDRSAAELPYWSEVLRPGADTLGRRPLDPARDHEDLAAHLALSLPTATVGPLLTSVPERLGADTNELLLTGLALALARWPVCGPSLLVDLEGHGREEIPAEADLSRTVGWFTTLFPTRFTLDGLDAPDAAHGGPTIALALRRTKEQLRAIPRKGLGYGLLRHLDPYARQVLAATDPAQLGFNYLGRFGAAADADWQLLPEYGARLDAPGPGMPMAHPVEVNAFVLDSADGPVLHADWAWAPGVLDEPQVRALAESWFRMLTALVAHADRPDAGAAVAADLTLSTIDQDELDDLAASLDVL
- a CDS encoding AMP-binding protein, giving the protein MYTEASGSRRSLIHPLLAAVRRHHASVAVVDRGVRHTYAELDRLSAEIAGGLAARGLGPGHVVAVHGHRSWARCAAVLGAWRAGTGVVCVDPGMPAPRAAKITRFSDLVLRADDAGPTGPDGSEHTVDEVRGNPLEVPREGPVGYVIPTSGSTGEPKSVAVPPGVLAALGDWHLRHWSYDRPPHTLQAASIGFDVGYEELVATWLAGARLVVVDDHQRQDPFTLMDLIREHRVARLFLPVVGLHALATAAAFEPDAMPDLREIAVAGERLVVNAEVRSFCASGGITLVNEYGPSETHVVTQHRLTPHQAADWPDHPPIGRAVAGAELLRHADGALRPFAPGEEGELIVAGDSVGLGYLGDQELTDARFRTLPHEDGTARRCYATGDLVRFDGTDFHFVARADDQLKVNGYRVEPGEVEAVLNALPGVRRAVVVAVEVAGSRRLAAAYTPTTADGTQPELLAAHCAAHLPAYMVPKHFHALQELPVTANGKVDRARLRTLFGTVRTA